A single region of the Streptomyces caelestis genome encodes:
- a CDS encoding purple acid phosphatase family protein produces MEIPHFGIPPELARRMSMAEQHEYLRTRLSRRRTLVTAGAVAGGLLTGCSGSGPGSGTATRSPSPSTSKAPGSFITPFGRHLAFGADPKTQMRISWQVPLAVRRPYVRVGLRPDDLGRRIEAELRDLHTPELKGVRPAVEQYYLHAALDGLRPDTTYYYGVGHEGFDPASPRHRSSVTSFRTAPASAPERFVFTAFGDQGVGEEAALNDRLLLRRSPAFHLHAGDICYADPTGKGKESDVFDAGQWDRFLKQTEPVARSVPWMVTTGNHDMEAWYSPDGYGGQLARFSLPDSGFDARTAPGVYAFTYGNVGVVALDANDVSYEIPANFGYTEGRQTTWLDKKLGELRADASVDFIVVFFHHCAYSTSTHASDGGVRAEWLPLFARHQVDLVINGHNHVYERTDAIRNGEVGRPVPVGGTTDPRRDGIVYVTAGGGGKELYGFPDGVRESYEGNTADRESVDTFRWTKSRDTRAESVQWSRVRYRGFSFLSVEAVSGAAPRLKVSALASSGERIDHFEVRRGA; encoded by the coding sequence ATGGAGATCCCCCACTTCGGCATCCCGCCCGAGCTCGCGCGCCGGATGAGCATGGCGGAACAGCACGAGTACCTGCGCACGCGCCTGTCGCGGCGCCGCACGCTGGTGACGGCGGGTGCGGTCGCGGGCGGCCTGCTGACCGGCTGTTCCGGCTCCGGACCGGGCAGCGGTACGGCGACCAGGAGCCCGTCGCCGAGCACGTCGAAGGCGCCTGGCTCCTTCATCACCCCCTTCGGCCGTCATCTCGCCTTCGGCGCCGATCCGAAGACGCAGATGCGGATCTCCTGGCAGGTGCCGCTGGCGGTGCGCAGGCCGTACGTCCGGGTGGGCCTGCGCCCCGACGACCTCGGCCGCAGGATCGAGGCGGAGCTGCGCGACCTGCACACCCCGGAGCTGAAGGGCGTACGGCCGGCCGTCGAGCAGTACTACCTGCACGCGGCCCTGGACGGCCTGCGCCCGGACACGACGTACTACTACGGCGTCGGCCACGAGGGCTTCGACCCGGCGTCCCCGCGGCACCGGTCGTCCGTCACGTCCTTCCGCACGGCACCCGCGAGCGCGCCGGAGCGGTTCGTCTTCACCGCGTTCGGCGACCAGGGCGTCGGCGAGGAGGCGGCCCTCAACGACCGTCTGCTGCTGCGCCGGAGCCCCGCGTTCCACCTCCACGCCGGCGACATCTGCTACGCCGACCCGACCGGCAAGGGCAAGGAGTCGGACGTCTTCGACGCCGGGCAGTGGGACCGTTTCCTGAAGCAGACCGAGCCGGTGGCCAGGTCGGTGCCGTGGATGGTGACGACCGGCAACCACGACATGGAGGCCTGGTACTCGCCGGACGGCTACGGCGGCCAACTCGCCCGCTTCTCCCTGCCGGACAGCGGCTTCGACGCGCGCACGGCACCGGGGGTGTACGCCTTCACGTACGGCAACGTCGGCGTGGTCGCCCTGGACGCGAACGACGTGTCGTACGAGATCCCCGCCAACTTCGGCTACACGGAGGGGCGGCAGACCACCTGGCTGGACAAGAAGCTCGGCGAACTACGGGCGGACGCCTCGGTCGACTTCATCGTCGTCTTCTTCCACCACTGCGCCTACTCGACGTCCACGCACGCCTCCGACGGCGGGGTGCGCGCCGAGTGGCTGCCGCTGTTCGCCAGGCACCAGGTGGACCTGGTGATCAACGGGCACAACCACGTCTACGAGCGCACCGACGCCATCCGGAACGGCGAGGTGGGCAGGCCGGTGCCGGTCGGCGGGACGACGGATCCACGGCGGGACGGGATCGTGTACGTCACGGCGGGCGGCGGCGGCAAGGAGCTGTACGGCTTCCCCGACGGTGTGCGGGAGAGCTACGAGGGGAACACCGCCGACCGGGAGTCGGTCGACACGTTCCGGTGGACGAAGTCCCGGGACACCAGGGCCGAGTCGGTGCAGTGGTCGCGGGTGCGCTACCGGGGGTTCTCGTTCCTCTCGGTGGAGGCCGTGAGCGGCGCCGCGCCGAGGCTGAAGGTGTCGGCGCTGGCGTCGAGCGGTGAGCGGATCGACCATTTCGAGGTGCGGCGCGGGGCGTGA
- a CDS encoding branched-chain amino acid aminotransferase: MTTPTIELKPSANPLSAAEREAILADPGFGRHFTDHMVTIKWTEGRGWHDGQLVPYAPISLDPATTVLHYAQEIFEGLKAYRRPDGSVATFRPEKNAERFQRSARRLAMPELPVETFIEACDALVRQDKAWVPAHGGEESLYLRPFMIATEVGLGVKPANEYLFLVIASPAGAYFPGGVKPVSIWVSEDRVRAVPGGMGDAKTGGNYAASLLAQAEAATKGCDQVCYLDAVEHKWVEELGGMNLYFVYGNKIVTPSLTGSILEGVTRDSLLAVARDLGYEAEEGRVSADQWQRDSENGSLTEVFACGTAAVITPVGTVKRAGAEWKQSGGEPGEVTLRLRQALLDIQRGTAEDKHGWMHQLG; this comes from the coding sequence ATGACGACGCCCACGATCGAGCTCAAGCCGTCCGCCAACCCGCTCTCCGCCGCGGAACGGGAGGCGATCCTGGCCGACCCCGGGTTCGGCCGCCACTTCACCGACCACATGGTGACGATCAAGTGGACGGAGGGCCGCGGCTGGCACGACGGCCAGCTCGTGCCGTACGCGCCGATCTCCCTCGACCCCGCCACCACGGTCCTGCACTACGCGCAGGAGATCTTCGAGGGGCTGAAGGCCTACCGCCGCCCCGACGGCTCGGTCGCCACGTTCCGCCCGGAGAAGAACGCCGAGCGCTTCCAGCGTTCCGCGCGGCGGCTGGCGATGCCCGAGCTGCCGGTCGAGACGTTCATCGAGGCATGTGACGCCCTGGTGAGGCAGGACAAGGCGTGGGTGCCGGCGCACGGCGGGGAGGAGTCCCTCTATCTGCGCCCGTTCATGATCGCGACCGAGGTCGGTCTGGGCGTGAAGCCGGCCAACGAGTACCTGTTCCTGGTGATCGCCTCCCCGGCCGGCGCGTACTTCCCGGGCGGCGTCAAGCCGGTCTCCATCTGGGTCTCCGAGGACCGTGTCCGCGCCGTCCCCGGTGGCATGGGCGACGCCAAGACGGGCGGCAACTACGCGGCGTCCCTGCTGGCGCAGGCCGAGGCCGCGACCAAGGGCTGCGACCAGGTCTGCTACCTCGATGCCGTCGAGCACAAGTGGGTCGAGGAGCTGGGCGGCATGAACCTGTACTTCGTGTACGGGAACAAGATCGTCACACCGTCCCTCACCGGCTCCATCCTGGAGGGCGTCACCCGCGACTCCCTGCTCGCCGTCGCCCGTGACCTCGGCTACGAGGCCGAGGAGGGCCGGGTCTCGGCCGACCAGTGGCAGCGGGACTCGGAGAACGGGTCGCTCACGGAGGTGTTCGCCTGCGGTACGGCTGCCGTGATCACGCCGGTCGGTACGGTGAAGCGGGCCGGGGCCGAGTGGAAGCAGAGCGGCGGTGAGCCGGGCGAGGTCACGCTCCGTCTCCGCCAGGCCCTGCTCGACATCCAGCGGGGTACGGCGGAGGACAAGCACGGCTGGATGCACCAGCTGGGATGA
- a CDS encoding GNAT family N-acetyltransferase, giving the protein MTSRTTTRARTAHTADLSPAELDAVRALLDAAFDGDFSDEDWDHGLGGLHALVHDASGLAAHGAVVMRRVRHRGRWLRAGYVENVAVRADARRTGLGGQVMAELERVVDRAYDFGALSASDDGARLYTSRGWRLWRGQVHALSPRDGVVRLPEEEDSTYVRPALAGPLDPAQELLFDWRDGDVL; this is encoded by the coding sequence ATGACCTCCCGGACGACCACCCGCGCGCGCACCGCCCACACCGCCGACCTCAGCCCCGCCGAACTCGACGCCGTACGGGCCCTGCTGGACGCCGCCTTCGACGGCGACTTCAGTGACGAGGACTGGGACCACGGCCTCGGAGGCTTGCACGCCCTCGTGCACGACGCCTCCGGGCTCGCCGCGCACGGGGCCGTCGTGATGCGCCGGGTGCGGCACCGCGGCCGGTGGCTGCGCGCCGGGTACGTCGAGAACGTCGCCGTACGCGCCGACGCCCGCCGCACCGGCCTCGGCGGGCAGGTCATGGCGGAACTGGAACGCGTCGTCGACCGCGCCTACGACTTCGGCGCTCTCTCCGCCAGCGACGACGGCGCCCGGCTCTACACCTCCCGCGGCTGGCGGCTCTGGCGCGGCCAGGTGCACGCACTCAGCCCGCGGGACGGTGTCGTCCGCCTGCCGGAGGAAGAGGACAGCACCTACGTCCGGCCCGCCCTCGCCGGCCCGCTCGACCCCGCGCAGGAACTGCTCTTCGACTGGCGCGACGGAGATGTGCTCTAG
- a CDS encoding 3-isopropylmalate dehydrogenase, producing the protein MSRSINLAVIPGDGIGQEVVAEGLKVLSAVLPQDVKLETREYDFGAQRYHATGETLTDADLDALKKHDAILLGAIGDPSVPSGVLERGFLLKLRFAFDHHVNLRPSKLLPGVATPLAGEPQIDFVVVREGTEGPYTGNGGTIRKGTEHEVATEVSVNTAFGVERVVRDAFARAQARPRKKLALIHKNNVLTFAGHLWTNIFNKVAEEFPEVTTEYMHVDAATIYLVTQPERFDVIVTDNLFGDIITDLAAAVSGGIGVAASGNINPSGEFPSMFEPVHGSAPDIAGQGKADPTATVLSVALLLRHLGYEAEAARIDEAVSADLSERTGKPARSTSEIGDALAVRVAG; encoded by the coding sequence ATGTCTCGCAGCATCAATCTCGCAGTGATTCCCGGTGACGGCATCGGCCAGGAAGTCGTGGCCGAAGGCCTGAAGGTCCTCTCCGCCGTCCTTCCGCAGGATGTGAAGCTGGAGACCAGGGAGTACGACTTCGGCGCCCAGCGTTACCACGCCACCGGTGAGACCCTCACCGACGCCGACCTCGACGCCCTGAAGAAGCACGACGCCATCCTGCTCGGCGCGATCGGCGACCCGAGCGTGCCGTCCGGCGTCCTGGAGCGCGGCTTCCTGCTGAAGCTGCGCTTCGCCTTCGACCACCACGTCAACCTGCGTCCGTCGAAGCTCCTGCCGGGTGTCGCCACCCCGCTGGCCGGCGAGCCGCAGATCGACTTCGTCGTGGTCCGCGAGGGCACCGAGGGCCCGTACACCGGCAACGGCGGCACGATCCGCAAGGGCACCGAGCACGAGGTCGCCACCGAGGTCTCCGTGAACACGGCCTTCGGTGTCGAGCGCGTGGTCCGTGACGCCTTCGCGCGTGCCCAGGCCCGCCCGCGCAAGAAGCTGGCACTGATCCACAAGAACAACGTGCTGACCTTCGCGGGTCACCTGTGGACCAACATCTTCAACAAGGTGGCCGAGGAGTTCCCCGAGGTCACCACCGAGTACATGCACGTCGACGCGGCCACCATCTACCTGGTGACCCAGCCCGAGCGCTTCGACGTGATCGTCACCGACAACCTCTTCGGCGACATCATCACCGACCTCGCCGCGGCCGTCTCCGGCGGCATCGGCGTGGCGGCCTCCGGCAACATCAACCCGTCCGGAGAGTTCCCCTCGATGTTCGAGCCCGTGCACGGCTCGGCCCCGGACATCGCCGGCCAGGGCAAGGCCGACCCGACCGCCACGGTGCTGTCCGTCGCCCTGCTCCTGCGCCACCTCGGCTACGAGGCCGAGGCCGCCCGTATCGACGAGGCGGTCTCCGCCGACCTGTCGGAGCGCACCGGCAAGCCCGCCCGCTCCACCTCGGAGATCGGCGACGCGCTCGCCGTACGAGTAGCCGGCTGA
- the pruA gene encoding L-glutamate gamma-semialdehyde dehydrogenase, with product MDAVTQVPTPVNEPVHGYAPGSPERARLEARLKELADNPVDLPCTIGGEKRMGGGEAFKVVQPHNHQAVLGTYRNATQQDAQDAVDAALAAAPAWRAMSFDDRAAIILRAAELLSGPWRETLAASTMLGQSKTAQQAEIDTPCELIDFWRFNVSYARKLLAEQPPANSPGVWNRLDHRPLEGFVYAITPFNFTAIAGNLPTAPALMGNVVVWKPSPTQTHAAVLLMQLLEEAGLPKGVINLVTGDGIEVSKVALVHRDLAGIHFTGSTKTFQYLWKTVGNNIEKYRTYPRLVGETGGKDFLVAHPSADPAILKTALTRGAFEYQGQKCSATSRAYVPASIWNSGFKEEWAAEVDGIRMGDVTDLSNFIGAVIDERAFAKNKAAIDRAKEDPSCTIVAGGTYDDSEGWFVRPTVIECTDPENEVFRTEYFGPVIAVHVYEDDAYDEMLTQMESVSDYALTGSVIANDRAAAAYTADRLRYAAGNFYINDKSTGAVVGQQPFGGGRASGTNDKAGAPQNLMRWTLTRAIKETLVPPTDYTYPHMG from the coding sequence TGCACCATCGGCGGCGAGAAGCGGATGGGCGGCGGTGAGGCCTTCAAGGTCGTCCAGCCGCACAACCACCAGGCCGTGCTCGGCACGTACCGCAACGCCACGCAGCAGGACGCCCAGGACGCCGTCGACGCGGCCCTGGCCGCCGCGCCCGCCTGGCGTGCGATGTCCTTCGACGACCGCGCGGCGATCATCCTGCGCGCCGCCGAGCTGCTGTCCGGCCCCTGGCGCGAGACGCTCGCCGCCTCCACCATGCTCGGCCAGTCCAAGACCGCCCAGCAGGCCGAGATCGACACGCCCTGCGAACTGATCGACTTCTGGCGGTTCAACGTCTCCTACGCCCGCAAGCTCCTGGCCGAGCAGCCGCCGGCCAACTCCCCGGGTGTGTGGAACCGTCTGGACCACCGCCCGCTGGAGGGCTTCGTCTACGCGATCACGCCCTTCAACTTCACCGCGATCGCGGGCAACCTGCCGACCGCCCCGGCCCTCATGGGCAACGTCGTCGTCTGGAAGCCGTCCCCGACGCAGACCCACGCCGCCGTGCTGCTCATGCAGCTCCTGGAGGAGGCGGGCCTGCCCAAGGGCGTCATCAACCTCGTCACCGGCGACGGCATCGAGGTCTCCAAGGTCGCCCTGGTCCACCGCGACCTCGCCGGCATCCACTTCACCGGCTCGACCAAGACCTTCCAGTACCTGTGGAAGACGGTCGGCAACAACATCGAGAAGTACCGCACCTACCCGCGTCTGGTCGGCGAGACCGGCGGCAAGGACTTCCTCGTCGCCCACCCGTCGGCCGACCCGGCGATCCTGAAGACGGCGCTCACCCGAGGTGCCTTCGAGTACCAGGGCCAGAAGTGCAGCGCCACCTCCCGGGCGTACGTCCCCGCCTCGATCTGGAACTCCGGCTTCAAGGAGGAGTGGGCCGCCGAGGTCGACGGCATCAGGATGGGTGACGTCACCGACCTGTCGAACTTCATCGGCGCCGTCATCGACGAGCGTGCCTTCGCCAAGAACAAGGCCGCCATCGACCGGGCCAAGGAGGACCCCTCCTGCACGATCGTCGCGGGCGGCACCTACGACGACTCCGAGGGCTGGTTCGTCCGCCCGACCGTCATCGAGTGCACCGACCCGGAGAACGAGGTCTTCCGCACCGAGTACTTCGGCCCGGTCATCGCCGTGCACGTCTACGAGGACGACGCGTACGACGAGATGCTGACGCAGATGGAGTCCGTCTCCGACTACGCCCTGACCGGCTCGGTGATCGCGAACGACCGCGCGGCGGCGGCCTACACGGCGGACAGGCTCCGCTACGCGGCCGGCAACTTCTACATCAACGACAAGTCGACCGGTGCCGTCGTCGGCCAGCAGCCCTTCGGCGGCGGCCGTGCCTCCGGCACCAACGACAAGGCCGGCGCCCCGCAGAACCTGATGCGCTGGACCCTGACCCGCGCCATCAAGGAGACGCTGGTCCCGCCGACCGACTACACCTACCCGCACATGGGCTGA